A genome region from Pristis pectinata isolate sPriPec2 chromosome 4, sPriPec2.1.pri, whole genome shotgun sequence includes the following:
- the serpine3 gene encoding probable serpin E3 isoform X1, giving the protein MGSVLFFPPNLPATYRRCIFVLAGSKLATLHFIIMCSFSILNLLLHLLFTWRSCAFQDIRQRNTEFALNLYQQFTEAEEYRNFVISPAGITFALGLLQLGAKGETSTQLENALGYTVHGTDSRVQHFLQTTYGDLTNSNHSPTIQLACGLFVESSIQLSPKFSEDMAVWVNGSLQRVNFGNPNETATLINKWVGTRSRGEIEDFISRPIENPSLAQIAVISTMHFKSKWQNPFSLSETQHFTFTKADGSVIKVPMMYQTSEVNYGQIKTGSNQRFIVVELSYLEHTVSMFIIIPSERKKSISQVEPHITAQTLSTWTKSMRRMKMEVFLPRFKVKSKFNLKTVLKTLGITDLFSPSKADFRGISEHEKLFVSEAIHEARIEVTEDGTEAAAATAMVLLKRSRALVFKADRPFFFLLRHLNTGTIVFMGRVMDPLE; this is encoded by the exons ATGGGCAGTGTTTTGTTCTTCCCACCTAACTTGCCAGCAACTTATAGGCGTTGCATCTTCGTCCTGGCAGGGTCGAAGCTCGCTACACTCCACTTCATTATCATGTGTTCCTTCTCAATCCTCAATTTGTTGCTGCACTTGCTGTTCACGTGGAGGAGCTGTGCTTTCCAGGACATCAGGCAACGGAACACAGAGTTTGCTCTCAACCTTTACCAACAATTCACCGAGGCCGAAGAGTATCGCAACTTCGTCATATCGCCAGCAGGTATCACTTTTGCATTGGGGCTCCTGCAGTTGGGAGCCAAAGGAGAGACTTCCACGCAGCTGGAGAATGCCCTCGGATATACTGTACACGGTACTG ATTCGCGAGTACAACACTTCTTACAAACTACCTACGGGGATCTGACGAACTCCAACCACAGTCCAACCATACAGCTGGCTTGTGGCCTATTCGTGGAATCCAGCATCCAGCTCTCTCCGAAATTCTCGGAGGACATGGCCGTCTGGGTAAATGGGAGCCTGCAGCGGGTGAACTTCGGCAATCCCAATGAAACGGCAACGTTGATAAACAAGTGGGTTGGCACCAGGAGCCGAG GTGAAATCGAAGATTTTATATCCCGGCCGATAGAAAATCCATCACTAGCGCAGATTGCTGTTATCAGCACTATGCACTTTAAAAGCAAGTGGCAGAATCCCTTTTCACTCTCAGAGACCCAGCACTTCACATTTACCAAAGCAGATGGGTCTGTCATTAAAGTACCAATGATGTATCAAACATCAGAGGTAAATTATG GTCAGATCAAGACAGGAAGTAATCAGAGGTTTATAGTGGTTGAACTCAGCTATCTGGAGCACACAGTGAGCATGTTTATCATCATTCCCAGCGAAAGGAAAAAAAGCATCTCTCAAGTAGAGCCACACAtcacagctcaaacactatcAACATGGACCAAAAGTATGAGAAGAATGAAAATGGAAGTTTTCTTACCCAG gtttaaagtgaaaagtAAGTTCAACCTCAAGACTGTGCTAAAAACTTTGGGAATCACTGACCTTTTCAGTCCCAGTAAAGCAGACTTCAGAGGAATTTCTG AGCATGAAAAGCTATTTGTTTCTGAAGCTATTCATGAAGCAAGAATAGAAGTAACAGAAGATGGCACTGAAGCTGCAGCTGCGACAG ccATGGTTCTACTGAAAAGGTCCCGGGCACTTGTATTTAAGGCTGACAGGCCATTTTTCTTTCTGCTGCGCCATCTCAACACAG GAACAATAGTTTTCATGGGTCGAGTGATGGATCCTCTTGAATAA
- the serpine3 gene encoding probable serpin E3 isoform X6, which yields MGSVLFFPPNLPATYRRCIFVLAGSKLATLHFIIMCSFSILNLLLHLLFTWRSCAFQDIRQRNTEFALNLYQQFTEAEEYRNFVISPAGITFALGLLQLGAKGETSTQLENALGYTVHGTDSRVQHFLQTTYGDLTNSNHSPTIQLACGLFVESSIQLSPKFSEDMAVWVNGSLQRVNFGNPNETATLINKWVGTRSRGQIKTGSNQRFIVVELSYLEHTVSMFIIIPSERKKSISQVEPHITAQTLSTWTKSMRRMKMEVFLPRFKVKSKFNLKTVLKTLGITDLFSPSKADFRGISEHEKLFVSEAIHEARIEVTEDGTEAAAATAMVLLKRSRALVFKADRPFFFLLRHLNTGTIVFMGRVMDPLE from the exons ATGGGCAGTGTTTTGTTCTTCCCACCTAACTTGCCAGCAACTTATAGGCGTTGCATCTTCGTCCTGGCAGGGTCGAAGCTCGCTACACTCCACTTCATTATCATGTGTTCCTTCTCAATCCTCAATTTGTTGCTGCACTTGCTGTTCACGTGGAGGAGCTGTGCTTTCCAGGACATCAGGCAACGGAACACAGAGTTTGCTCTCAACCTTTACCAACAATTCACCGAGGCCGAAGAGTATCGCAACTTCGTCATATCGCCAGCAGGTATCACTTTTGCATTGGGGCTCCTGCAGTTGGGAGCCAAAGGAGAGACTTCCACGCAGCTGGAGAATGCCCTCGGATATACTGTACACGGTACTG ATTCGCGAGTACAACACTTCTTACAAACTACCTACGGGGATCTGACGAACTCCAACCACAGTCCAACCATACAGCTGGCTTGTGGCCTATTCGTGGAATCCAGCATCCAGCTCTCTCCGAAATTCTCGGAGGACATGGCCGTCTGGGTAAATGGGAGCCTGCAGCGGGTGAACTTCGGCAATCCCAATGAAACGGCAACGTTGATAAACAAGTGGGTTGGCACCAGGAGCCGAG GTCAGATCAAGACAGGAAGTAATCAGAGGTTTATAGTGGTTGAACTCAGCTATCTGGAGCACACAGTGAGCATGTTTATCATCATTCCCAGCGAAAGGAAAAAAAGCATCTCTCAAGTAGAGCCACACAtcacagctcaaacactatcAACATGGACCAAAAGTATGAGAAGAATGAAAATGGAAGTTTTCTTACCCAG gtttaaagtgaaaagtAAGTTCAACCTCAAGACTGTGCTAAAAACTTTGGGAATCACTGACCTTTTCAGTCCCAGTAAAGCAGACTTCAGAGGAATTTCTG AGCATGAAAAGCTATTTGTTTCTGAAGCTATTCATGAAGCAAGAATAGAAGTAACAGAAGATGGCACTGAAGCTGCAGCTGCGACAG ccATGGTTCTACTGAAAAGGTCCCGGGCACTTGTATTTAAGGCTGACAGGCCATTTTTCTTTCTGCTGCGCCATCTCAACACAG GAACAATAGTTTTCATGGGTCGAGTGATGGATCCTCTTGAATAA
- the serpine3 gene encoding probable serpin E3 isoform X2 — MGSVLFFPPNLPATYRRCIFVLAGSKLATLHFIIMCSFSILNLLLHLLFTWRSCAFQDIRQRNTEFALNLYQQFTEAEEYRNFVISPAGITFALGLLQLGAKGETSTQLENALGYTVHDSRVQHFLQTTYGDLTNSNHSPTIQLACGLFVESSIQLSPKFSEDMAVWVNGSLQRVNFGNPNETATLINKWVGTRSRGEIEDFISRPIENPSLAQIAVISTMHFKSKWQNPFSLSETQHFTFTKADGSVIKVPMMYQTSEVNYGQIKTGSNQRFIVVELSYLEHTVSMFIIIPSERKKSISQVEPHITAQTLSTWTKSMRRMKMEVFLPRFKVKSKFNLKTVLKTLGITDLFSPSKADFRGISEHEKLFVSEAIHEARIEVTEDGTEAAAATAMVLLKRSRALVFKADRPFFFLLRHLNTGTIVFMGRVMDPLE, encoded by the exons ATGGGCAGTGTTTTGTTCTTCCCACCTAACTTGCCAGCAACTTATAGGCGTTGCATCTTCGTCCTGGCAGGGTCGAAGCTCGCTACACTCCACTTCATTATCATGTGTTCCTTCTCAATCCTCAATTTGTTGCTGCACTTGCTGTTCACGTGGAGGAGCTGTGCTTTCCAGGACATCAGGCAACGGAACACAGAGTTTGCTCTCAACCTTTACCAACAATTCACCGAGGCCGAAGAGTATCGCAACTTCGTCATATCGCCAGCAGGTATCACTTTTGCATTGGGGCTCCTGCAGTTGGGAGCCAAAGGAGAGACTTCCACGCAGCTGGAGAATGCCCTCGGATATACTGTACACG ATTCGCGAGTACAACACTTCTTACAAACTACCTACGGGGATCTGACGAACTCCAACCACAGTCCAACCATACAGCTGGCTTGTGGCCTATTCGTGGAATCCAGCATCCAGCTCTCTCCGAAATTCTCGGAGGACATGGCCGTCTGGGTAAATGGGAGCCTGCAGCGGGTGAACTTCGGCAATCCCAATGAAACGGCAACGTTGATAAACAAGTGGGTTGGCACCAGGAGCCGAG GTGAAATCGAAGATTTTATATCCCGGCCGATAGAAAATCCATCACTAGCGCAGATTGCTGTTATCAGCACTATGCACTTTAAAAGCAAGTGGCAGAATCCCTTTTCACTCTCAGAGACCCAGCACTTCACATTTACCAAAGCAGATGGGTCTGTCATTAAAGTACCAATGATGTATCAAACATCAGAGGTAAATTATG GTCAGATCAAGACAGGAAGTAATCAGAGGTTTATAGTGGTTGAACTCAGCTATCTGGAGCACACAGTGAGCATGTTTATCATCATTCCCAGCGAAAGGAAAAAAAGCATCTCTCAAGTAGAGCCACACAtcacagctcaaacactatcAACATGGACCAAAAGTATGAGAAGAATGAAAATGGAAGTTTTCTTACCCAG gtttaaagtgaaaagtAAGTTCAACCTCAAGACTGTGCTAAAAACTTTGGGAATCACTGACCTTTTCAGTCCCAGTAAAGCAGACTTCAGAGGAATTTCTG AGCATGAAAAGCTATTTGTTTCTGAAGCTATTCATGAAGCAAGAATAGAAGTAACAGAAGATGGCACTGAAGCTGCAGCTGCGACAG ccATGGTTCTACTGAAAAGGTCCCGGGCACTTGTATTTAAGGCTGACAGGCCATTTTTCTTTCTGCTGCGCCATCTCAACACAG GAACAATAGTTTTCATGGGTCGAGTGATGGATCCTCTTGAATAA
- the serpine3 gene encoding probable serpin E3 isoform X4: MGSVLFFPPNLPATYRRCIFVLAGSKLATLHFIIMCSFSILNLLLHLLFTWRSCAFQDIRQRNTEFALNLYQQFTEAEEYRNFVISPADSRVQHFLQTTYGDLTNSNHSPTIQLACGLFVESSIQLSPKFSEDMAVWVNGSLQRVNFGNPNETATLINKWVGTRSRGEIEDFISRPIENPSLAQIAVISTMHFKSKWQNPFSLSETQHFTFTKADGSVIKVPMMYQTSEVNYGQIKTGSNQRFIVVELSYLEHTVSMFIIIPSERKKSISQVEPHITAQTLSTWTKSMRRMKMEVFLPRFKVKSKFNLKTVLKTLGITDLFSPSKADFRGISEHEKLFVSEAIHEARIEVTEDGTEAAAATAMVLLKRSRALVFKADRPFFFLLRHLNTGTIVFMGRVMDPLE; encoded by the exons ATGGGCAGTGTTTTGTTCTTCCCACCTAACTTGCCAGCAACTTATAGGCGTTGCATCTTCGTCCTGGCAGGGTCGAAGCTCGCTACACTCCACTTCATTATCATGTGTTCCTTCTCAATCCTCAATTTGTTGCTGCACTTGCTGTTCACGTGGAGGAGCTGTGCTTTCCAGGACATCAGGCAACGGAACACAGAGTTTGCTCTCAACCTTTACCAACAATTCACCGAGGCCGAAGAGTATCGCAACTTCGTCATATCGCCAGCAG ATTCGCGAGTACAACACTTCTTACAAACTACCTACGGGGATCTGACGAACTCCAACCACAGTCCAACCATACAGCTGGCTTGTGGCCTATTCGTGGAATCCAGCATCCAGCTCTCTCCGAAATTCTCGGAGGACATGGCCGTCTGGGTAAATGGGAGCCTGCAGCGGGTGAACTTCGGCAATCCCAATGAAACGGCAACGTTGATAAACAAGTGGGTTGGCACCAGGAGCCGAG GTGAAATCGAAGATTTTATATCCCGGCCGATAGAAAATCCATCACTAGCGCAGATTGCTGTTATCAGCACTATGCACTTTAAAAGCAAGTGGCAGAATCCCTTTTCACTCTCAGAGACCCAGCACTTCACATTTACCAAAGCAGATGGGTCTGTCATTAAAGTACCAATGATGTATCAAACATCAGAGGTAAATTATG GTCAGATCAAGACAGGAAGTAATCAGAGGTTTATAGTGGTTGAACTCAGCTATCTGGAGCACACAGTGAGCATGTTTATCATCATTCCCAGCGAAAGGAAAAAAAGCATCTCTCAAGTAGAGCCACACAtcacagctcaaacactatcAACATGGACCAAAAGTATGAGAAGAATGAAAATGGAAGTTTTCTTACCCAG gtttaaagtgaaaagtAAGTTCAACCTCAAGACTGTGCTAAAAACTTTGGGAATCACTGACCTTTTCAGTCCCAGTAAAGCAGACTTCAGAGGAATTTCTG AGCATGAAAAGCTATTTGTTTCTGAAGCTATTCATGAAGCAAGAATAGAAGTAACAGAAGATGGCACTGAAGCTGCAGCTGCGACAG ccATGGTTCTACTGAAAAGGTCCCGGGCACTTGTATTTAAGGCTGACAGGCCATTTTTCTTTCTGCTGCGCCATCTCAACACAG GAACAATAGTTTTCATGGGTCGAGTGATGGATCCTCTTGAATAA
- the serpine3 gene encoding probable serpin E3 isoform X3 produces the protein MGSVLFFPPNLPATYRRCIFVLAGSKLATLHFIIMCSFSILNLLLHLLFTWRSCAFQDIRQRNTEFALNLYQQFTEAEEYRNFVISPAGITFALGLLQLGAKGETSTQLENALGYTVHGTDSRVQHFLQTTYGDLTNSNHSPTIQLACGLFVESSIQLSPKFSEDMAVWVNGSLQRVNFGNPNETATLINKWVGTRSRGEIEDFISRPIENPSLAQIAVISTMHFKSKWQNPFSLSETQHFTFTKADGSVIKVPMMYQTSEVNYGQIKTGSNQRFIVVELSYLEHTVSMFIIIPSERKKSISQVEPHITAQTLSTWTKSMRRMKMEVFLPRFKVKSKFNLKTVLKTLGITDLFSPSKADFRGISAIHEARIEVTEDGTEAAAATAMVLLKRSRALVFKADRPFFFLLRHLNTGTIVFMGRVMDPLE, from the exons ATGGGCAGTGTTTTGTTCTTCCCACCTAACTTGCCAGCAACTTATAGGCGTTGCATCTTCGTCCTGGCAGGGTCGAAGCTCGCTACACTCCACTTCATTATCATGTGTTCCTTCTCAATCCTCAATTTGTTGCTGCACTTGCTGTTCACGTGGAGGAGCTGTGCTTTCCAGGACATCAGGCAACGGAACACAGAGTTTGCTCTCAACCTTTACCAACAATTCACCGAGGCCGAAGAGTATCGCAACTTCGTCATATCGCCAGCAGGTATCACTTTTGCATTGGGGCTCCTGCAGTTGGGAGCCAAAGGAGAGACTTCCACGCAGCTGGAGAATGCCCTCGGATATACTGTACACGGTACTG ATTCGCGAGTACAACACTTCTTACAAACTACCTACGGGGATCTGACGAACTCCAACCACAGTCCAACCATACAGCTGGCTTGTGGCCTATTCGTGGAATCCAGCATCCAGCTCTCTCCGAAATTCTCGGAGGACATGGCCGTCTGGGTAAATGGGAGCCTGCAGCGGGTGAACTTCGGCAATCCCAATGAAACGGCAACGTTGATAAACAAGTGGGTTGGCACCAGGAGCCGAG GTGAAATCGAAGATTTTATATCCCGGCCGATAGAAAATCCATCACTAGCGCAGATTGCTGTTATCAGCACTATGCACTTTAAAAGCAAGTGGCAGAATCCCTTTTCACTCTCAGAGACCCAGCACTTCACATTTACCAAAGCAGATGGGTCTGTCATTAAAGTACCAATGATGTATCAAACATCAGAGGTAAATTATG GTCAGATCAAGACAGGAAGTAATCAGAGGTTTATAGTGGTTGAACTCAGCTATCTGGAGCACACAGTGAGCATGTTTATCATCATTCCCAGCGAAAGGAAAAAAAGCATCTCTCAAGTAGAGCCACACAtcacagctcaaacactatcAACATGGACCAAAAGTATGAGAAGAATGAAAATGGAAGTTTTCTTACCCAG gtttaaagtgaaaagtAAGTTCAACCTCAAGACTGTGCTAAAAACTTTGGGAATCACTGACCTTTTCAGTCCCAGTAAAGCAGACTTCAGAGGAATTTCTG CTATTCATGAAGCAAGAATAGAAGTAACAGAAGATGGCACTGAAGCTGCAGCTGCGACAG ccATGGTTCTACTGAAAAGGTCCCGGGCACTTGTATTTAAGGCTGACAGGCCATTTTTCTTTCTGCTGCGCCATCTCAACACAG GAACAATAGTTTTCATGGGTCGAGTGATGGATCCTCTTGAATAA
- the serpine3 gene encoding probable serpin E3 isoform X5 translates to MCSFSILNLLLHLLFTWRSCAFQDIRQRNTEFALNLYQQFTEAEEYRNFVISPAGITFALGLLQLGAKGETSTQLENALGYTVHGTDSRVQHFLQTTYGDLTNSNHSPTIQLACGLFVESSIQLSPKFSEDMAVWVNGSLQRVNFGNPNETATLINKWVGTRSRGEIEDFISRPIENPSLAQIAVISTMHFKSKWQNPFSLSETQHFTFTKADGSVIKVPMMYQTSEVNYGQIKTGSNQRFIVVELSYLEHTVSMFIIIPSERKKSISQVEPHITAQTLSTWTKSMRRMKMEVFLPRFKVKSKFNLKTVLKTLGITDLFSPSKADFRGISEHEKLFVSEAIHEARIEVTEDGTEAAAATAMVLLKRSRALVFKADRPFFFLLRHLNTGTIVFMGRVMDPLE, encoded by the exons ATGTGTTCCTTCTCAATCCTCAATTTGTTGCTGCACTTGCTGTTCACGTGGAGGAGCTGTGCTTTCCAGGACATCAGGCAACGGAACACAGAGTTTGCTCTCAACCTTTACCAACAATTCACCGAGGCCGAAGAGTATCGCAACTTCGTCATATCGCCAGCAGGTATCACTTTTGCATTGGGGCTCCTGCAGTTGGGAGCCAAAGGAGAGACTTCCACGCAGCTGGAGAATGCCCTCGGATATACTGTACACGGTACTG ATTCGCGAGTACAACACTTCTTACAAACTACCTACGGGGATCTGACGAACTCCAACCACAGTCCAACCATACAGCTGGCTTGTGGCCTATTCGTGGAATCCAGCATCCAGCTCTCTCCGAAATTCTCGGAGGACATGGCCGTCTGGGTAAATGGGAGCCTGCAGCGGGTGAACTTCGGCAATCCCAATGAAACGGCAACGTTGATAAACAAGTGGGTTGGCACCAGGAGCCGAG GTGAAATCGAAGATTTTATATCCCGGCCGATAGAAAATCCATCACTAGCGCAGATTGCTGTTATCAGCACTATGCACTTTAAAAGCAAGTGGCAGAATCCCTTTTCACTCTCAGAGACCCAGCACTTCACATTTACCAAAGCAGATGGGTCTGTCATTAAAGTACCAATGATGTATCAAACATCAGAGGTAAATTATG GTCAGATCAAGACAGGAAGTAATCAGAGGTTTATAGTGGTTGAACTCAGCTATCTGGAGCACACAGTGAGCATGTTTATCATCATTCCCAGCGAAAGGAAAAAAAGCATCTCTCAAGTAGAGCCACACAtcacagctcaaacactatcAACATGGACCAAAAGTATGAGAAGAATGAAAATGGAAGTTTTCTTACCCAG gtttaaagtgaaaagtAAGTTCAACCTCAAGACTGTGCTAAAAACTTTGGGAATCACTGACCTTTTCAGTCCCAGTAAAGCAGACTTCAGAGGAATTTCTG AGCATGAAAAGCTATTTGTTTCTGAAGCTATTCATGAAGCAAGAATAGAAGTAACAGAAGATGGCACTGAAGCTGCAGCTGCGACAG ccATGGTTCTACTGAAAAGGTCCCGGGCACTTGTATTTAAGGCTGACAGGCCATTTTTCTTTCTGCTGCGCCATCTCAACACAG GAACAATAGTTTTCATGGGTCGAGTGATGGATCCTCTTGAATAA